The genomic window GGAGCTCTCCGGGTTCTACCGCAACTACTCGTCGCTGCGGTGGGTCGGCAAGCGGCTCGTGCTGCGGCTGAAGGCCGAGCCGACGGATGCCGAGGTCGAGGCGCTCAACGCCGCGTTCGGCGATCTCGTGATCGAGGGCGCCATCGAACGGCGCGGACCGCTGCGGGTCGAGGTCGAGGACGAGGACCAGCTCGAGCTGCCTCGCCTGGTGCTGCGGCTCAACCAGTTCCGTGTGGGCGAGCTTCACCGTCTGATCCGGGCGATCAACGCGCTCCCTTCGGCGCCTCAGGACTGATCCGCGGGGCAGGCCACCTCTGCCGCGGCATCCGTCGTCGATGAGTCCGTTCTCATCCGCTGGTCGCCCGTCGTTCATCTGCGGTTACCGCGGGTGTCGCCGCACCGGACGATGCTGGCGCCACCCCGACCGACCGTCATGCACGCAGAGAGGACGATCGTGAGCATCGTCGAAGGATTCCGCCGTTCACTTCCCATGGCCGACCACGTGCGCGGCAAGCGACTCGCCGCCACCTGCCAGTACAAGTGCGCCAACGCGTGCCTCGGCCCCGAGTGCAACTCCTCGCACAACGAGACCTTCCAGGAGGTCGCCGCGGCCGCACTGTCGCGCCGCGCGCTGCTCGGTCTCGGTGCGGCCGGTGCCGTCGCGATCGCCGTGGGCGGGCTGCGGCAGCCGGCCCCTCTGTCAGCGCCCGGCTCGGCCGGTGTCGGCGGCGCCGGAGCCGCGTTCGCGCGTCCGGCCGGCGGCAGCCTCCCGTTCGACGCGATCGCGCCGGTGAACCGCTTCGTGGACGACTTCGTCGTTCCCCAGGGGTACCGCTGGCAGCCCATCATCCGCTGGGGCGACCCGCTCTTCTCGAATGCGCCGGTGTTCGACTTCAACGGCCAGACCCCCGCCGCACAGGCGCTGCAGTTCGGCTACAACGCCGACTACCTCGACATCGTCGCCGACCCGAGCGGCAAGACCGGCGTGCTCGTGAACAACCACGAGTACTGCAACCCCGGCATCATGTTCCCGCCCTCGAGCGACCCCGCGGAGCTGCAGCGGCGCGGCGACATCTTCAAGGCGGCGCAGGGCATGTCGGTGGTCGAGATCACACGCAAGCGCACCGGCGCGCCCTGGTCGTACGTCGTCGACGGCAAGCGCAACCGCCGCATCACCGTCGAGACCGTGTTCGAGCTCACCGGCCCGGCCGCCGGCAGCGACCTCGTCAAGACCGCCGCGGACCCCGAGGGCCGCTGGGTGCACGGCACGCTCGGCAACTGCGCCGGCGGCACGACCCCGTGGGGCACGATCCTCTCGGGCGAGGAGAACTTCAACGGCTACTTCGCGTGGGCTGCCGACACCCCCGCGCAGAAGCGCTACCAGTCCACGTCGTCGACCTCGACCGAGACGGGCTGGGACAAGTACGACCCCCGCTTCAACGCGCACAACCCGGACTTCGTCAACGAGCCCAACCGCTTCGGATACATCGTCGAGATCGACCCGCAGGATCCCACCTCGACGCCGCGCAAGCACACCGCGATGGGCCGGTTCAAGCACGAGGGCGCGAACGTGATCGTCGGCGAGGACGGCCATGTCGTCGCCTACATGGGCGACGACGAGCGCAACGACTACCTCTACAAGTTCGTGTCGAAGAACAAGATCTCGGGCTCGCGCAAGAAGAACCTCGAGCTGCTGAGCGAGGGCGACCTGTACGTCGCGAAGTTCGCGGGCAACTCCCCGGCCGGGGAGATCCTCGGCACGGGTGCGCTCCCGGCGGACGGCGCCTTCGACGGCTCGGGCACCTGGATCCCGCTCACCCGCAACGGCGAGTCCGTCGTCGCAGGCTTCACGACCGAGCAGGTGCTGGTCTACACGCGTCTCGCGGCGGATGCCGTGGGCGCGACGAAGATGGACCGCCCCGAGGACGTCGAGCCCAGCCCCCAGACCGGCAAGGTCTACCTGGCGCTCACGAACAACTCGGCCCGCTCTGTCGCCACCCTGGACGAGGCCAACCCCGTCACCGGCAACCGCTACGGCCACGTCATCGAGATGACGGAGACCGCGGGCCAGTCCGGCACGACGTTCGGCTGGAGCATCCTCCTCCTCTGCGGGGACCCCGCGGTGTTCGCGAACACCT from Microbacterium sp. ProA8 includes these protein-coding regions:
- a CDS encoding PhoX family phosphatase, translated to MADHVRGKRLAATCQYKCANACLGPECNSSHNETFQEVAAAALSRRALLGLGAAGAVAIAVGGLRQPAPLSAPGSAGVGGAGAAFARPAGGSLPFDAIAPVNRFVDDFVVPQGYRWQPIIRWGDPLFSNAPVFDFNGQTPAAQALQFGYNADYLDIVADPSGKTGVLVNNHEYCNPGIMFPPSSDPAELQRRGDIFKAAQGMSVVEITRKRTGAPWSYVVDGKRNRRITVETVFELTGPAAGSDLVKTAADPEGRWVHGTLGNCAGGTTPWGTILSGEENFNGYFAWAADTPAQKRYQSTSSTSTETGWDKYDPRFNAHNPDFVNEPNRFGYIVEIDPQDPTSTPRKHTAMGRFKHEGANVIVGEDGHVVAYMGDDERNDYLYKFVSKNKISGSRKKNLELLSEGDLYVAKFAGNSPAGEILGTGALPADGAFDGSGTWIPLTRNGESVVAGFTTEQVLVYTRLAADAVGATKMDRPEDVEPSPQTGKVYLALTNNSARSVATLDEANPVTGNRYGHVIEMTETAGQSGTTFGWSILLLCGDPAVFANTYFAGFPKELVSPISCPDNVAFDSAGNLWVSTDGAPSTIGYNDGLFLVPLEGAERGHVQQFLAVPREAETCGPVIHDKDGMVFVAVQHPGEGGTFAAPTSLFPDYGSAEPGDAPNAPRPSVVQVYRA